A single window of Culicoides brevitarsis isolate CSIRO-B50_1 chromosome 3, AGI_CSIRO_Cbre_v1, whole genome shotgun sequence DNA harbors:
- the LOC134835911 gene encoding eukaryotic translation initiation factor 4 gamma 1-like isoform X3 — MSSNKNMNHKGTAPQQRYNTNAQFNPNAQGTDNYHASQANVAAGFTNAVTGHHTQQIVRGGAIPQTQQSQVDGSQKNPQQQVYQQQQQRQSQQQQYQRAPTKNLNTVNTVMRPPVNSQPALNSQLINTQGAQQIYMHAGFPYQQQPGYPMVNPYQMQYGAVQTTPMYRPFGAGYNAPVYYQNMQFSSNQRGATAQMATAAPVQTMPPGTAIPQQTLMANQMAAPVAQQQQTQVPPARVKKPLAIKNPVTNEIVNVEAVSETASTTSTLDNDCSSETGRSSDNLPPEFIPGQPLSSSSVAKSSDAQHILQTETPVVSAKMDGPDITPKQNIVKNKKKIETQKHVDAENEVKSSQVTDEVTSEPAAENNQETSAEYVEVVSDAATVPATTTEMSPPLPQPVPVIESALSYDAKSFEPKKQREQVQSVERSNVEQGQTIVEPTSDTNKNIITNSSLPPSKKDETDKSISTSTSTTTKSSSSEKIDETTTTTTSETTTTDNKNSLDSNIVNNNTIIKVEETSFKKEKSTTPVSVPAAVEDSDVKNVDIKTDADQINANDEAVTPVATLHASKTAPSALHSQPVHRKSEESIRLEKPLKSAASRSLEKPRPAPIDYIEGQWSPCNPDGQKKYTLEQLRVLGKTDVAKEKPNLPESLLRALIPGGKPGHAGGGGNQHRNDMRGFQGIMPGFANKSDMPTYNKRPSQQGNRQQGGKSGSRNQEPLKRISLKMHDVQLREVENAWRPKMLAGEDTRSKEEKETDELYKKFRSVMNKLTPENFDILLNEMMSTEIDTEERLKGCIKLVFEKAIAEPNYSTIYAKVCKRLSAVQINAPSSSAKKVTFRVMLLNQCQAEFEKHKDETSGQTIKNEEIEKETDEVKRKELKEQQEEEAFKIRRRAVGTVRFIGELYKIEMLNDKIMLNCVSLLLDNGDEDSLECLCKLLTTIGLRMEAKEKVLENTFKKLNEIGDKKSKVQVSSRIRFAVKDVIDLRKNNWKPRRSDTNPKTMGQIQKELDTEHRNIEILNYQTPQKDRRGGSMGKFSNKKDNDGWMTPNTKSRVQQQSFDIGKVKTNMSTGEIKLGPPTMRLGPSGGFNTMSKNPFESLSSEDTGSGPMSLSGSLSFRDNQQYNSNKYDNYSNSNNNRGGNNMHRQNSRENSRHRDGMNGPSRSFTPGGLSRQSSTSRDNNAHSHSQIMGRRSQQEPAPAADFNLNVEPPADECKKISNIMSTLIGEYLTNKNLAEFAEDFAEQIARKNRWVAVREMHYLALEKKETWREAVSKMCFHCLSSKKVSLLTTEEYKHAIKQYIEAIVDFEPDVPLIFDYTAVLLGETLNANFITLEELFKYSGSVIEACFGGKMLVALLGQLVKLYGPGRVREIWAASRLKVEQFLGDDASNVADFIAKHKLEYLADNSSQPQVSSKLTDANKIKERLQELLKTLKDPKDDHIIHEWIQANVQNTESKEFMRALTAATVGFCIEGGKLNEDLFSTRCDLLRKYIDCKGERELEVLYAVQNVCKSLEYPGGLLLQICSALSENYTISRDGFFAWRDDNTSNAMDAAGKGVCMLSLKAFFVGLCDPSDSDDSEAA; from the exons GAACAGATAATTATCATGCCTCGCAAGCAAACGTTGCAGCAGGCTTTACAAATGCTGTCACAGGACACCATACCCAACAGATAGTGCGCGGAGGTGCAATTCCGCAAACGCAACAGTCGCAAGTCGATGGCTcccaaaaaaatccacaacAGCAGGTCTaccaacagcaacaacagagACAGTCTCAGCAACAGCAGTATCAACGGGCACCCACAAAG aaTTTAAACACAGTAAACACAGTTATGCGTCCTCCGGTGAACAGTCAGCCCGCATTAAATAGTCAGCTGATAAATACGCAGGGCGCCCAACAAATTTACATGCATGCCGGTTTCCCGTACCAACAACAGCCCGGATACCCGATGGTGAATCCGTACCAGATGCAATACGGTGCCGTGCAAACGACGCCCATGTATCGGCCATTCGGAGCGGGCTACAATGCTCCCGTGTACTATCAGAATATGCAGTTTTCGTCAAATCAGCGCGGAGCGACGGCACAAATGGCAACGGCGGCGCCCGTGCAAACCATGCCGCCCGGTACCGCGATACCGCAACAAACGCTCATGGCAAATCAGATGGCAGCGCCTGTGGCGCAGCAGCAACAAACGCAAGTGCCGCCCGCGCGAGTCAAAAAACCGCTTGCCATCAAGAATCCCGTGACGAATGAGATTGTCAATGTGGAAGCTGTGTCAGAAACg GCATCAACGACATCCACATTGGACAATGACTGTAGTAGTGAGACTGGCAGATCATCGGACAATCTTCCGCCAGAATTTATTCCGGGGCAACCGTTATCCTCGTCGTCTGTCGCAAAGTCGTCAGACGCACAACACATTTTACAGACAGAAACGCCCGTGGTTTCCGCCAAAATGGATGGACCCGACATAACGCCCAAACAAAATATcgtcaaaaataagaaaaa AATTGAAACACAGAAGCACGTTGATGCTGAGAACGAAGTCAAGTCTAGTCAAGTAACAGATGAAGTAACAAGTGAAC CAGCAGCTGAGAATAATCAGGAGACCAGTGCGGAGTATGTAGAAGTTGTTTCCGACGCAGCAACAGTCCCAGCAACGACGACAGAAATGAGTCCTCCATTGCCGCAACCTGTGCCGGTAATTGAATCCGCATTATCCTACGACGCCAAGTCATTCGAGCCGAAGAAGCAACGGGAACAAGTCCAATCTGTTGAACGGAGTAATGTAGaacaag gaCAAACGATAGTTGAGCCTACCAGtgatacaaacaaaaatataatcacAAACAGCAGTTTACCGCCTTCCAAAAAAGATGAGACTGACAAATCTATAAGTACTTCTACTTCTACAACcacaaaatcatcatcatcggagAAAATTgacgagacgacgacgacgacgacaagtgAAACAACAACCacagataataaaaattcattagatAGCAatattgttaataataatacgatAATAAAAGTAGAGGAAACTAGTTTTaagaaggaaaaaagtacgacaCCAGTATCTGTTCCAGCAGCTGTCGAGGACAGCGATGTAAAAAATGTAGATATTAAGACAGATGCCGATCAAATCAATGCAAATGACGAAGCTGTGACGCCCGTCGCGACGCTTCATGCCTCGAAAACGGCGCCATCGGCGTTGCATTCGCAACCAGTGCACCGCAAATCCGAAGAATCAATTAGGCTCGAGAAGCCCCTCAAGTCGGCGGCATCTCGTTCGCTGGAAAAACCGCGCCCGGCACCCATCGACTACATCGAGGGTCAATGGAGCCCCTGCAATCCGGATGGCCAGAAGAAATACACGCTCGAGCAGTTGCGTGTGCTCGGCAAAACTGACGTCGCCAAAGAAAAGCCCAATCTACCTGAGAGTTTGTTGCGTGCCCTCATTCCGGGCGGCAAACCGGGACATGCGGGAGGCGGCGGCAACCAGCATCGCAACGATATGCGCGGCTTCCAAGGCATCATGCCCGGTTTCGCGAACAAATCCGACATGCCGACATACAACAAACGGCCCTCGCAGCAGGGAAATCGCCAGCAAGGCGGCAAAAGTGGCTCCCGGAATCAGGAACCGCTCAAACGGATATCGCTGAAGATGCACGACGTGCAGTTGCGCGAAGTGGAAAATGCTTGGCGACCCAAGATGCTCGCGGGCGAAGATACGCGTTCGAAGGAGGAAAAAGAGACTGACGAGCTTTACAAGAAATTCCGCAGTGTCATGAACAAACTTACGCCCGAGAATTTCGACATTCTGCTGAACGAGATGATGAGCACGGAAATCGACACGGAGGAGCGTCTCAAGGGCTGCATCAAGTTGGTCTTCGAGAAAGCCATTGCCGAGCCGAATTACTCGACGATTTACGCAAAAGTCTGCAAACGCTTGTCCGCGGTGCAAATTAATGCGCCGTCATCGAGCGCCAAGAAAGTCACGTTCCGCGTCATGCTGCTGAATCAGTGCCAAGCCGAATTCGAGAAGCACAAGGACGAGACATCCGGGCAAACGATCAAAAATGAGGAAATCGAAAAGGAAACCGACGAAGTCAAACGCAAGGAATTGAAGGAGCAACAGGAGGAGGAAGCATTCAAGATACGAAGACGGGCTGTGGGCACGGTGCGTTTCATCGGCGAATTGTACAAAATCGAAATGCTCAACGACAAAATTATGCTGAACTGCGTGTCGCTCTTGCTCGATAACGGCGACGAGGACTCGCTCGAATGCCTTTGCAAGTTGCTCACGACAATTGGACTGCGGATGGAGGCGAAGGAGAAGGTGCTCGAAAATACTTTCAAGAAATTGAACGAAATTggtgataaaaaatcaaaggttCAAGTTAGTAGTAGGATAAG GTTTGCTGTTAAGGATGTGATAGatcttagaaaaaataattggaaaccACGACGATCAGACACAAATCCCAAGACAATGGGACAAATTCAAAAGGAACTCGATACAGAACATAGAAATATTGAA attttgaaTTACCAAACTCCTCAAAAAGATCGACGAGGCGGAAGCATGGgtaaattttctaacaaaaaagacAATGACGGCTGGATGACGCCAAACACGAAGAGCAGAGTTCAACAACAATCGTTCGATATTGGAAAAGTCAAGAct AACATGTCAACGGGTGAAATCAAATTAGGTCCTCCAACGATGCGCCTCGGGCCATCGGGCGGTTTTAACACAATGTCGAAGAATCCCTTCGAATCCCTCTCCTCAGAAGACACGGGCAGCGGTCCCATGTCGCTCAGCGGCAGTCTCTCCTTCCGCGATAATCAACAATACAATAGCAATAAATACGATAATTATAGTAATAGCAATAACAATAGGGGCGGCAACAACATGCATCGCCAAAATTCCCGCGAAAATTCGCGGCATCGTGACGGCATGAACGGCCCGTCACGTAGCTTCACGCCGGGCGGCTTGTCCCGTCAATCGTCAACGAGTCGCGACAACAACGCGCATTCCCACTCGCAAATCATGGGACGACGATCGCAACAGGAGCCTGCACCCGCTGCCGACTTCAATTTGAACGTCGAACCGCCCGCGGACGAGtgcaagaaaatttccaacaTCATGTCGACGCTGATCGGCGAATATCTCACGAATAAAAATCTCGCCGAGTTCGCGGAGGACTTTGCCGAGCAAATTGCGCGGAAAAATCGATGGGTCGCTGTACGCGAAATGCACTATCTCGCGCTCGAGAAGAAGGAAACGTGGCGCGAAGCTGTCTCCAAAATGTGCTTCCATTGTCTCAGCAGCAAAAAAGTCTCGTTATTGACGACGGAGGAATACAAGCACGCCATTAAGCAGTATATCGAGGCGATTGTTGACTTTGAGCCGGATGTTCCGCTCATTTTCGACTATACCGCCGTGTTGCTGGGCGAAACGCTAAATGCCAACTTCATAACGCTCGAAGAGCTCTTCAAATACTCAGGTAGTGTGATTGAGGCGTGTTTCGGCGGCAAGATGCTCGTCGCGCTCCTCGGACAGCTTGTGAAACTCTACGGACCTGGCAGAGTGCGGGAGATTTGGGCTGCCTCTCGTCTGAAGGTCGAACAATTTTTAGGAGATGACGCATCAAATGTCGCAGATTTTATTGCTAAACat aaatTAGAATATTTAGCAGACAACAGTAGTCAACCTCAAGTCTCATCGAAACTAACAGATGCAAATAAGATTAAGGAACGCTTACAAGAAttacttaaaactttaaagGACCCAAAGGACGATCATATAATTCACGAATGGATTcag GCAAATGTCCAAAATACGGAAAGTAAAGAATTTATGCGAGCTCTCACAGCTGCCACAGTCGGATTTTGCATAGAAGGTGGCAAATTGAATGAAGATTTGTTTTCGACGCGATGCGACCTGCTGCGTAAATATATCGATTGCAAGGGTGAACGGGAATTAGAAGTACTTTATGCTGTTCAAAATGTTTGCAAGTCATTAGAATATCCAGGAG GACTCCTCTTACAAATTTGTTCAGCCTTATCAGAGAATTATACCATATCTCGGGACGGATTCTTCGCGTGGAGAGACGATAACACCAGCAATGCCATGGATGCTGCgggaaaag gtGTTTGCATGCTCAGTTTAAAAGCCTTTTTCGTTGGCTTATGTGACCCTAGTGACTCGGATGATTCAGAAGCTGcctaa